Part of the Vigna radiata var. radiata cultivar VC1973A chromosome 11, Vradiata_ver6, whole genome shotgun sequence genome is shown below.
GAGTGTCGTCTGTTGTACATTTTTCTTACTTATGGATAATTTGCCATTTCTTCCTACAGGATCAAGGCTCCAAAACACATCGTGGAATTGGTTTCATCACTTTTGCAAGTGCAGGTTGACATCTATATCACCCTGTGTGCTCTAATTTTAAGTTTCTGCATATTTAATCTACTTTAGCCATCTAGGATCTTGGGTATCACTTGGAATTTTTACATAGCtgtacaattttagtttttggaCTTCTGAAATATTGTGGATGGGATGTCCCGATCACTGTAAggaacatgttttgttgtacAGATTCTGTGGAGAATTTGATGTCagaaacccatgaactgggagGTTCTGCGGTGGTGGTTGATCGAGCAACACCTAAGGcaagagtttttattttttatagccTGTCATTTTACTGTAGAATAGTTTCGGGAAATTGCAGAGTAATAGCCAAgacatttttattcaaattaattaaatattaactgAATTTCATTTGCTACCCAAGTGTACTGGTTTGttcttaaaatgatattttaatatttaaaatttaaaatttccttatccttttagttaaataaaattatatatttctttgtcCAGGATGAAGACTTTAAGCCAATTGGCAGCAGAATGCCACCACAGGGAGGATATGGTGCATACAATGCTTACATTTCTGCAGCCACTAGATATGCAGCACTTGGTACTCCTACTTTGTATGATCATCCTGGCCCAATTTATGGACGTAAGAATGCAAGCACCAGTGTTCAATTAAATGACTTAAGTGGCTTCATACTAACCAGTGACTCACTGccatattttatcaaataggGGGAGAACCTGCTCGTAGAACTAGTAAAAAGATTTTTGTTGGCCGTCTACCCCCAGAAGCATCTTCTGAGGATCTTCGTCAATATTTTGGAAGATTTGGCCGTATATTAGATGTTTATGTTCCAAGGGTAAGATATTAAAGGCATATACTTGGCCGGATGTTAGATGTTTATGTTGCAAGggtaagatattaaaaaaatgcttGTACGAGTTTGACAGTTTTGCTAACTTGACTGTCTATTTTTGGGTAGGATCCTAAGAGAACAGGTCACAGAGGTTTTGGATTTGTTACTTTTGCTGAAGATGGTGTAGCAGATCGTGTCTCACGAAGGTCTCATGAGATTTGTGGACATCAGgtactttaatttaaatttgctGCTGGCTTGCATTACTGCCAACTTTCATCTGCTATTAGTTTCTGTTTGTTCATTTTTCTGTGATTTAAATTTAGATGTATGGATGTGGTGGGAGGGAATCTGTGTAGGTACGGGTGGAGATTAACTCCTCTGCTTTAAAATGCCCTTTCCTAGCCGCCCTAGATTTTAATACCTTAACTACATAGTCCATTCAAATCAGGAGAGAACATATTATTAGTGGATTTGTTCTGTTATTTCTTAACGAGGTCTCTGTGATATAACGTTACTGTCTCCTGTAATGGTATTAAACAACATATATGCACAGTAGACAAATATAATTCAAGTGTGAATTCCTTTTGACATGTCATCATGAtgtgatttgattatattttttggtttaaattcTGTTTCACTGATTAGTGGTTTTCACCTGTAGGTTGCAATAGATTCGGCTACACCCGTTGATGATGCAGGGCCCAGTGGGAATTTCATGATGGAATCTTTTGGGGGATATGGCGGTCCTGTGCGATCTTATGGGAGGATGTATGGTAGCTTAGACTTTGACGATGTGAGTATTTacatctaataattttataagcagtatacacacacacacatatacacacacatgtataaatataaatttgggCAATATGTCTAGAAACATTGAAGTATAATCTAGTTTCATGTTTCTgcttttgattataaattttcttttgcagTGGGGTTATGGAATTGGGAGACCATCAAGAGCAGATTGGAGGTATAGACCATACTAGTAGGGACACAGCTTATTGGTGACAGCAAACTTTGGTACTGCTATTTAATCATGATTTATAAAGTTGTAAGAACTATGGATTGGATTTTTTAATCCATCCTAAGCCAGAAAATACTTTCGTTTGAACATATTATCTTGTATCGATTTGTACTAAGCGAAGATGATGGAAATATGTTATATTCTTGGACAATGCTACATTTCTTACTGTGTATTTTGTTCCTCGTCTATTGTCAGACAGGATGCTGATGTATGGTCCATAATAAATCATTCAGTTATATGCCCATATTATATTTGCGAACGAACCTGGCTACGCTTTTCCGTCATCTTTTGGTGGGCAAGCCTGTTAACTTATATGTACGTAACGAAAAAGGGTTCCGTCTGAATCAATAATATCAGCATGCTGGGCAAGCGAAGCTATAAACAATACAagcttttgttcttttcttccGTTTTTGACGTGAAAATATAGAAAGACTGGGATGCGATCcaactcatttatttattacttgaaaatattatgtatCGGCACCAATTTAAATTATCTTGCTCATTGAGACGGAACCCCATAGACAGGTTTGCCCAtgtgatataaaatttaaaattaaattgatgtgcattatttttttcaagaaattaattattttgaacattatataaaatacaattttgcTGGTGGTTAATGGTCATGTTTAATACCGAATCACCAGTTGCATGGATTAATGCTAGTGGCTACTTGTGCCTCCAAGCATGCTCTTAGCTTAACATAGACGTAAAAAGAATGGACAATGGTATTTTGATTgcaaaattttttttatacttatctgACAtgattcttcattttttttataaatacaaaaaatagtttttttatgattattttatctttacatTAGTGTCAAATGGTGCcagaattttttttccaaaaatagaATATAGAAGAACAATAAAGGTGAAGGTAAGCATCCAGAAATAAACCTGA
Proteins encoded:
- the LOC106776382 gene encoding RNA-binding protein Musashi homolog 2, which translates into the protein MEQRKLVVLGIPWDVDTEGLREYMSKFGELEDCIVMKERSTGRSRGFGYVTFASVDDAKEVLSSEHILGNRTLEVKVATPKEEMRAPVKKVTRIFVARIPQSVTEAAFRSHFEKYGDITDLYMPKDQGSKTHRGIGFITFASADSVENLMSETHELGGSAVVVDRATPKDEDFKPIGSRMPPQGGYGAYNAYISAATRYAALGTPTLYDHPGPIYGRGEPARRTSKKIFVGRLPPEASSEDLRQYFGRFGRILDVYVPRDPKRTGHRGFGFVTFAEDGVADRVSRRSHEICGHQVAIDSATPVDDAGPSGNFMMESFGGYGGPVRSYGRMYGSLDFDDWGYGIGRPSRADWRYRPY